One window from the genome of Paramisgurnus dabryanus chromosome 24, PD_genome_1.1, whole genome shotgun sequence encodes:
- the tma7 gene encoding translation machinery-associated protein 7, with amino-acid sequence MSGREGGKKKPLKAPKKQNKDMDDEDMAFKQKQKEEQKALEQLKAKASGKGPLASGGIKKSGKK; translated from the exons ATGTCTGGAAGAGAAG GAGGTAAAAAGAAGCCACTCAAGGCTCCCAAGAAGCAGAATAAAGACATGGACGAT GAGGACATGGCTTTCAAACAGAAACAGAAAGAGGAGCAGAAAGCTTTGGAACAGCTGAAAGCCAAAGCTTCTGGAAAAGGACCTTTAG CTTCTGGTGGAATCAAGAAGTCTGGGAAGAAATGA
- the ccdc51 gene encoding mitochondrial potassium channel, with amino-acid sequence MTCGMRFRGNTVFPTSYASCLYRHRASGSIRWNLCRTYCTQQQNPKDEPSKMTAVKERTASALTYAGELGRHWGRKTVRAATVTVNSWWEKYEEFVGLNEVRDAQSKVTEGEKGFMIARGIVREAHVSLEALQVRLKEVRDRLDRVSREEAHYLELATQEHKLLQEERRLKTAYENAEESEREKFALFSAAVRESHEKERTRAERTKNWSVIGSVLGAVIGVMGSTYINRVRLQELKNLLLEAQKGPASLQDVMKVQASMYKSQQDELSDLIDSLRMAVKGDVEDVKAVKSALVSPRDQVIAPLIASSDKAIKQILQHSQRAHVFMESLRPQLQQLEENVGKVETELRAVKTTLQSRPAERPVIQTRDTQLLVCDTEMVIQGLDQAEKRLEAQISKTSVYSTVITCAVCAVTIPILYVILKGT; translated from the exons ATGACGTGTGGAATGAGGTTTCGAGGGAACACTGTGTTTCCAACCAGCTATGCCTCATGTCTATACAGACACCGTGCGTCCGGTTCGATCCGGTGGAACCTTTGCAGAACCTACTGCACCCAGCAGCAAAACCCGAAAGATGAGCCCAGTAAAATGACAGCGGTTAAGGAGCGAACAGCGTCTGCTTTAACGTATGCAGGTGAGCTGGGCCGACACTGGGGCCGGAAAACTGTCAGAGCCGCAACGGTGACTGTCAACAGCTGGTGGGAGAAATACGAAGAGTTTGTCGGGCTTAATGAAGTCAGAGATGCTCAGTCCAAAGTCACTGAG GGTGAGAAGGGCTTCATGATCGCCAGAGGAATCGTCAGAGAAGCTCACGTTAGCCTGGAGGCCCTGCAGGTTCGGTTAAAGGAGGTGAGGGATCGTCTGGACCGCGTGTCGCGAGAAGAAGCACATTATCTGGAGTTAGCCACACAGGAGCATAAGCTACTACAG GAGGAGCGGCGACTCAAAACAGCCTATGAGAATGCAGAAGAAAGCGAACGAGAAAAGTTTGCCCTGTTCTCCGCCGCTGTGCGCGAAAGCCACGAGAAAGAAAGGACGCGGGCCGAACGCACCAAAAACTGGTCTGTCATTGGCTCAGTGCTAGGCGCTGTCATCGGGGTGATGGGCTCCACTTACATAAACAGGGTACGTTTGCAGGAACTCAAGAACTTGTTGCTGGAAGCCCAGAAAGGACCGGCGAGTCTTCAGGACGTTATGAAGGTCCAAGCCAGCATGTACAAATCCCAACAAGATGAACTCAGCGACCTCATTGACTCACTCAGGATGGCTGTTAAAGGTGACGTAGAAGATGTGAAAGCAGTCAAGTCGGCGTTGGTCTCACCAAGAGATCAAGTCATAGCCCCACTGATCGCATCAAGTGATAAAGCGATCAAACAGATCCTTCAGCACAGCCAAAGAGCTCACGTGTTCATGGAGAGCCTCCGACCTCAGCTGCAACAGCTGGAGGAGAACGTCGGAAAGGTCGAGACGGAGCTACGGGCCGTGAAGACCACCTTACAGTCTCGTCCCGCAGAGAGGCCGGTCATTCAAACCCGCGATACACAGCTGTTAGTGTGCGATACGGAGATGGTCATCCAGGGCCTGGATCAAGCTGAGAAAAGACTGGAAGCTCAGATTAGCAAGACGAGTGTGTATAGTACAGTCATAACGTGTGCAGTGTGTGCTGTGACCATTCCCATTTTGTATGTGATTCTGAAAGGTACTTGA
- the mcm2 gene encoding DNA replication licensing factor MCM2 encodes MADSSESFHMATSPTRTSRRGDLTSSPGRDLPPFEDESEGILGDTIPDEEEDGDGEELIGDGMERDYRVIPELDRYEEEGLDFEEDLSELSPGARAAAEEAMRRRDRDQGMGRIGRGLLYDSEDEDDERPSKRLRRQAERAAEGIMAEGEDEEMIESIENLEDMKGHTVREWVSMAAPRLEIYHRFKNFLRTHVDVHGHNVFKERVSDMCKENKESLLVNYEELASREHVLAYFLPEAPAEMLKIFDEAAKEVVLAMYPKYDRIVHEIHVRIGNLPLVEELRSLRQLHLNQLIRTSGVVTCCTGVLPQLGMVKYNCNKCSFILGPFFQSQNQEVKPGSCPECQSLGPFDINMEQTVYQNYQRITIQESPGKVAAGRLPRSKDAILLADLVDTCKPGDEIELTGIYHNNYDGSLNMANGFPVFATVIMANHIARKDEGVAVAELTDEDIKAIVALSKDERIGERIFASIGPSIYGHEDIKRGLALALFGGEPKNPGGKHKVRGDINVLLCGDPGTAKSQFLKYVEKVASRAVFTTGQGASAVGLTAYVQRHPVTREWTLEAGALVLADRGVCLIDEFDKMNDQDRTSIHEAMEQQSISISKAGIVTSLQARCTVIAAANPIGGRYDPSLTFSENVDLTEPIVSRFDILCIVRDTVDPVQDEMLARFVVGSHIKHHPSNKEGGVAGLEEVVLPNTTDVPPIPQELLRKYIMYSKERVRPKLNQMDQDKVARIYSDLRKESMATGSIPITVRHIESMIRMAEAHARMHLRDYVLEDDVNMAIRVMLESFIDTQKFSVMRSMRKTFARYLAFRRDNNELLLFILKQLVSEQVAYQRNRYGAQQDTIEIPEKDLVDKARQINIHNLSVFYDSDVFRSNKFSHDVKKKLIVQQF; translated from the exons ATGGCT GATTCATCAGAGTCGTTTCACATGGCCACCAGCCCCACTCGCACCTCCAGGCGGGGCGATCTGACCTCGAGTCCCGGCAGAGACCTGCCACCGTTTGAGGATGAGTCTGAGGGAATTTTGGGAGATACAATTCCCGATGAGGAGGAAGATGGAGATGGAGAGGAGCTGATCGGAGATGGGATGGAGAG agaCTACCGTGTTATCCCAGAGCTGGACCGTTATGAAGAGGAAGGCCTGGATTTTGAAGAAGATCTCAGTGAGCTCTCTCCAGGGGCTCGGGCGGCGGCAGAAGAGGCCATGAGACGACGAGACCGAGATCAGGGCATGGGTCGCATCGGACGTGGTCTGCTTTATG ACAGTGAAGACGAAGATGACGAGCGGCCCAGTAAGAGACTTCGCCGCCAAGCTGAGAGGGCGGCCGAAGGGATCATGGCGGAGGGTGAAGACGAAGAGATGATCGAAAGCATAGAGAACCTGGAGGACATGAAGGGTCACACGGTCAGAGAATGGGTGTCTATGGCCGCCCCACGACTGGAGATCTATCACCGCTTCAAGAACTTCCTGCGCACACACGTGGACGTGCACGGACACAATGTCTTTAAGGAGCGCGTTAGTGACATGTGCAAAG AAAATAAGGAGAGCTTGTTGGTGAACTATGAGGAGTTGGCATCTAGAGAGCACGTCCTGGCTTATTTCCTGCCAGAAGCACCTGCAGAAATGCTGAAGATATTCGACGAGGCGGCGAAAGAAGTCGTGCTGGCTATGTATCCCAAATACGACAGAATCGTACACGAAATCCACGTGCGGATTGGAAACCTGCCGCTGGTGGAGGAACTTCGATCGCTCAG gCAGCTTCACTTGAATCAGTTGATTCGCACCAGCGGTGTGGTGACCTGCTGTACTGGAGTTCTGCCACAGCTCGGTATGGTGAAGTACAACTGTAACAAGTGTAGCTTCATCTTGGGTCCGTTCTTCCAGTCCCAGAACCAGGAAGTGAAGCCGGGCTCCTGTCCTGAGTGTCAGTCTCTCGGTCCATTTGATATCAACATGGAACAG ACTGTGTACCAGAACTATCAGCGCATCACGATACAGGAGAGTCCTGGGAAAGTAGCAGCGGGACGTCTACCTCGATCTAAAGATGCCATCTTGCTTGCAGATTTAGTGGATACATGCAAACCTGGTGATGAAATT GAGCTTACCGGAATCTACCACAACAATTACGATGGCTCTCTCAACATGGCCAACGGCTTCCCCGTATTCGCCACAGTGATCATGGCCAATCACATTGCACGTAAGGATGAAGGCGTAGCCGTGGCGGAGCTCACCGATGAAGATATCAAGGCCATTGTAGCTTTATCCAAAGATGAGCGCATTGGTGAAAGA ATTTTCGCCAGTATTGGTCCGTCTATCTACGGACACGAGGACATTAAACGTGGTCTGGCGCTTGCTTTGTTCGGCGGCGAGCCCAAGAATCCAG GTGGAAAGCACAAAGTGCGTGGAGACATCAACGTGCTCCTGTGTGGAGATCCCGGCACAGCAAAGTCTCAGTTCCTGAAGTACGTGGAGAAGGTGGCGAGCCGGGCGGTTTTCACCACGGGTCAGGGCGCCTCCGCCGTGGGTTTAACTGCTTATGTCCAGCGTCACCCGGTGACCCGAGAGTGGACACTGGAGGCTGGAGCTCTGGTGCTTGCAGACAGAGGAGTGTGTCTCATCGATGAGTTTGATAAG ATGAATGACCAAGACAGGACCAGCATCCATGAAGCCATGGAGCAGCAGAGCATCTCCATTTCTAAAGCCGGGATAGTGACATCACTTCAGGCTCGCTGCACTGTCATCGCTGCTGCCAATCCTATTG gtggGCGATACGATCCGTCACTCACATTCTCTGAAAATGTGGACCTGACGGAGCCCATTGTTTCTCGATTCGATATTTTATGCATTGTGAGAGACACGGTCGATCCTGTGCAG GATGAAATGCTGGCACGCTTTGTGGTGGGCAGTCACATAAAACATCACCCAAGCAACAAAGAAGGGGGCGTGGCCGGTCTGGAGGAAGTGGTGCTTCCCAACACCACAGATGTTCCGCCCATCCCTCAGGAGCTGCTCAGGAAGTACATCATGTACTCCAAAGAACGTGTGAGACCGAAACTCAATCAGATGGACCAGGACAAGGTGGCCCGAATTTACAGTGACCTTCGAAAAGAGTCCATG GCTACAGGTAGTATACCGATTACCGTGCGACACATCGAGTCCATGATCCGCATGGCGGAGGCACACGCCCGCATGCACCTGCGGGACTACGTGCTGGAGGATGACGTCAATATGGCCATTCGTGTGATGCTGGAAAGCTTCATCGACACGCAGAAGTTTAGCGTAATGAGGAGTATGAGAAAG ACGTTTGCACGTTATCTGGCATTTAGGAGGGACAACAATGAGCTGctgctgtttattttaaaacagcTGGTTTCAGAGCAGGTCGCGTATCAGCGCAATCGTTACGGAGCCCAGCAGGACACCATTGAGATTCCAGAAAAGGATCTGGTGGATAAG GCCCGACAGATTAACATTCACAACCTGTCCGTGTTTTACGACAGCGACGTTTTCCGCTCAAACAAATTCTCCCATGATGTCAAGAAAAAGCTCATTGTTCAGCAGTTTTAG